The following nucleotide sequence is from Anabaena sphaerica FACHB-251.
ATCCACTGACAGATGTCAAAATAATTCGTAATTGATAATTCATAATTCGTAATTGCAATTAGTGTGGACTTGCACTCTCTTGAATTACGAATTACAAATTAGTATTTAAAACCTATCTTGAGAGCAGAAAAATTTGTGTGAAATAAATTTCTCCTCTGCCATTACTCGCTACACCAATCCCAGTGAGGTTATAATTACCTTGAATGTTGGCCAGATGTCCTGAACTCCTGAGCCAGCTTTGAACAGCGGTAGTAGCGGGGTCTTGAGATCCCTGGTTGTAGGCCACATTTTCTGCTACTTTGCTGAAAGGAATACCAATCGCTGTGACTCGTGCTTGAAATCCATCATGACTAAAAGCAACTTTACCACTAGCCATGTTTTGACTGTGAATTCTAGCTTGATTATCAATACTAGAATTACGAGTTAGTGCGGGTAAATTTTGGGAAGCGCGATACTGATTAATTTGATTGAAAACAGAGGTTTCTATGGCAGCAGTGTCAAGGGTATTTTGTGTGACTTTGTAGCTACCATTGGGTACAAAAAATGTACTGGGAGCAGAAATAGCTGTTGTAGCACTGACTAAAACCAAGAAACCTGCACCAATAGCGGAAATAGTGTTTCTCAACATGATTGATGATCAACCGCTCTACAAAATTTCCTCAAACTTACAAAAAAAGGGAACAGGGAACAGGGAACAGGGAACAGATAAGAAACAAAAGTTGCTGAGTTTAAAGCTCAGTCAAAAAAAAGATGTATTTTGAGATGACGAGCAACGAAAAAAAACAGTGTCATTATTTCAATCTCATGTTTAAAAACATGAGTTTTTTCTGTTAAGAGTTGCCCGTTCCCTGTTCCCTCGGAACTAAAAGAGTGAAATTAGCTTCCTGCTTCAGTTTAAGAGCGACTGCGCTTGCTTAATTCACAGGCTTTAGGATCGGATAGAGCCTACCCTATCTTTATTTCTACCTTTTTTTCTGATAATTGAAGGCTTGGTTATCGCCTATTTTTCCGAGCTAAAACTCTTAACTTAGCTAGTCAAGCTAAATTTTGGGCAGAGTTTGGCTAAGTTTTGGTAAATTTGAGGATATTTTTGATTACTCTCGTCAGCCCTGAATTAAGAACTTAGCGGCTGTTTGCACATCCTTGTCACCTCTACCAGAACAGTTAATAATGATACGAGGACTGCCAGTGAGTTGAGGACACAAAGTTTCTAGATAGGCGATCGCATGAGATGTTTCCAATGCTGGTATAATTCCCTCTAGCCTAGATAAGCGTTGAAATGCCTCTAAAGCCTCACCATCTGTCACACTATAATATTCAGCCCGGCCGTTATCCTTCATGTAGCTGTGTTCTGGACCAACACCAGGATAATCTAAACCTGCACTAATTGAGTGAGGCTCAATCACTTGTCCGTCCTCATCTTGTAACAGATAACTCATGGCTCCATGCAATACACCAACTTGTCCTTTTGTGAGAGTGGCCGCGTGTTTGCCAGTATTCACACCTTCACCAGCAGCTTCCACACCAATTAACCGCACAGATGGCTCTTTGACAAACTCGTGAAATAATCCCATTGCATTGGAACCACCACCCACACAAGCCATGAGAATATCAGGTAAACCGCCCCATTTTTCCATTGCTTGAGCGCGAGTTTCTTCACCGATAATAGCATGAAAATCCCTTACCATCATCGGGTAAGGATGGGGACCAGCGACAGAACCCAGGATGTAATGAGTGCTTTCTACATTTGTCACCCAGTCGCGGATGGCTTCAGAAGTGGCATCTTTGAGAGTTCCCGTACCCGCCGACACAGGACGAACTTCTGCCCCCATCAGCCGCATTCTAAACACATTTAAAGCTTGGCGTTCCATGTCGTGAACACCCATGTAAATAATACATTGCAAGCCAAAACGAGCGCAAACAGTTGCTGTCGCTACGCCATGTTGTCCTGCACCAGTTTCGGCAATGATGCGCTGTTTACCCATGCGCTTGGCTAATAATACTTGACCAAGGGCATTATTAATTTTATGAGCGCCAGTATGATTTAAGTCTTCACGTTTTAAGTAAATTTGCGTCCCTGTGCCATCTGGACGGGCATAATGGGCTGTGAGGCGTTCGGCAAAGTATAAAGGAGTGGCACGTCCTACGTAATCACGCAGTAAACCTTGTAATTCTGCCTGGAAACTAGGATCATTGCGGTATTGCTGATAAGCTGTTTCTAGTTCAGCTAATGCTGGCATTAAAGTTTCAGGAACGTATTTACCACCAAAGCGGCCAAAACGTCCTAGTGTATCGGGTACTGAAGCGGTTTGTGGGAAGTTGGGGGTAAGAGGTGTAGTAGTCACAGATTCGGTTAAATTAGAGAACACAGTTAATTTTAATTCTAGAACTTCTAAGGATGCTGATCAAAATCCTCTCGTTCCCAGTCTCTGACTGGGAATGCCGTCTAGGAGGTTCTACCTCCAGGTAGAATAGAGGCAGAGCCTCTAAATGTGTTCCCACGCAGAACATAGGAACGAGAGAAACCATAAAAAAGAGAGCTATTGCTGAGATTTTTGTACAGCTTTCTGCACTATTTCCAAAGGTAAATCTAATAATTGGCTAATTTGCTCTACATTTAAACCAAATTGGATCATCCGTGGTATCGCTTCTAACTTGGCTTCTTCTTTACCTTCCTGCTTACCTTCTTCTACAGCTTCTTGATAAACCTTGGTTTGTTTCAACTCACTTAAACCTAACATAGCTTCAATTTCCTCCCTGCTCTTTTTGGGTAGTTTGTAGACAATAATCGTCTCAATTAAGTTTATTAAATCCCGTTTGGTAGTTGCATCATTTAGTTGTTGATTTGCTTGTGCAATTAAGCGTTTTGCTAATTCTGGTGCAGTGTCTTCTGTTTCAATTACCAGTTTAACAACTCCCACCCCCAAGGAACTCTCTCCTAACTCATCTAAATAAATGCGTTTAACTCGCTGGAGAAGCAAGATTTCACCAAATTGTAAATTCTGTTCTCTTTCTATGGTACGACTAGGATAGATAATTACAACTTGCCAAGGATGAGGCGGTTTGTACTGTCGCAAATACAGACAAATTTCCGCAAATAGACGATAATATAAATCATCATCTGGCTGGAACTGAACTTCAACTATGTAAAATGGTTTTTTTGCATCTTTGGTAGTTGGTAAAAATAAACCATCTAAGCGAAAAGCCAGTTGTTTCACTTCACGGGATGTAAATTCATAAGCAACTGCTTCTGTGGGAGACTGGTTAATTAATTCAAAGAAGATGCTAGGAAATGCTTGAAATAAGCTATAGAAAATTGTATCTGTTTTCACGGTGATGAAGGAATTAAACTTGTGTTCTCACACAGATGCTCAAATTTTAGAACTATTTGAAAAAGAAGCGGTAATTTTAGAGAAAATGCTTTACTTTGTCAAAACACAGTCTATCAAATTTCTAAATAATTTTATATTTATTCTTCATCAAATAAATCAAAATTAACGCGCTGGTAAATGTCCATTAAAGAAATTTAAAAATCGAGAGAATGCAATTTTAAAACTGCTGCTTCTCCTTCATACTCTTGAAAAATCCATTGTCCTGCTGTTTGTTTGGCATATTGTTCTACAGCAAAACTATATTGGTCAATCATTATATATTCTTGAAAATTATGAGTTGAACGATAATATCTAAACTTATCAATTTTGTCATAACTTGGAGTTGATTTTGATATGAATAGGAGGGAAAAGGCAATAGGTAAGA
It contains:
- a CDS encoding CAP domain-containing protein, with the protein product MLRNTISAIGAGFLVLVSATTAISAPSTFFVPNGSYKVTQNTLDTAAIETSVFNQINQYRASQNLPALTRNSSIDNQARIHSQNMASGKVAFSHDGFQARVTAIGIPFSKVAENVAYNQGSQDPATTAVQSWLRSSGHLANIQGNYNLTGIGVASNGRGEIYFTQIFLLSR
- the trpB gene encoding tryptophan synthase subunit beta, whose amino-acid sequence is MTTTPLTPNFPQTASVPDTLGRFGRFGGKYVPETLMPALAELETAYQQYRNDPSFQAELQGLLRDYVGRATPLYFAERLTAHYARPDGTGTQIYLKREDLNHTGAHKINNALGQVLLAKRMGKQRIIAETGAGQHGVATATVCARFGLQCIIYMGVHDMERQALNVFRMRLMGAEVRPVSAGTGTLKDATSEAIRDWVTNVESTHYILGSVAGPHPYPMMVRDFHAIIGEETRAQAMEKWGGLPDILMACVGGGSNAMGLFHEFVKEPSVRLIGVEAAGEGVNTGKHAATLTKGQVGVLHGAMSYLLQDEDGQVIEPHSISAGLDYPGVGPEHSYMKDNGRAEYYSVTDGEALEAFQRLSRLEGIIPALETSHAIAYLETLCPQLTGSPRIIINCSGRGDKDVQTAAKFLIQG
- a CDS encoding Rpn family recombination-promoting nuclease/putative transposase — protein: MKTDTIFYSLFQAFPSIFFELINQSPTEAVAYEFTSREVKQLAFRLDGLFLPTTKDAKKPFYIVEVQFQPDDDLYYRLFAEICLYLRQYKPPHPWQVVIIYPSRTIEREQNLQFGEILLLQRVKRIYLDELGESSLGVGVVKLVIETEDTAPELAKRLIAQANQQLNDATTKRDLINLIETIIVYKLPKKSREEIEAMLGLSELKQTKVYQEAVEEGKQEGKEEAKLEAIPRMIQFGLNVEQISQLLDLPLEIVQKAVQKSQQ
- a CDS encoding Uma2 family endonuclease, which translates into the protein MAFSLLFISKSTPSYDKIDKFRYYRSTHNFQEYIMIDQYSFAVEQYAKQTAGQWIFQEYEGEAAVLKLHSLDF